One window from the genome of Spirosoma rhododendri encodes:
- a CDS encoding PPK2 family polyphosphate kinase: MKDLDTDQFRYDGDKKLKLKKVPTKVDDYYDDKGHYEVMLRHQADEIDKYQDLMFAHNRYGLLVIFQALDAAGKDGTIKHVFTGTNPTGVTVHSFKRPTDLELDHDFLWRSWRELPERGKIGIFNRSYYEEVLVTKVHPEILTDSQRLPEKATDDLDKLFKHRYEAIRDMEKFLSHNGFPTVKFFLNVSKQEQADRLIARIEDPEKNWKFEEGDVKEREFWDDYQAAYEECINETATDKAPWYIIPADDKKNMRLIVGRIIIEELKKLPIEEPESGEDRFKELQKLIPVIKGQ; encoded by the coding sequence GTGAAAGACCTAGATACCGACCAGTTCCGCTACGACGGAGACAAGAAGCTGAAGCTCAAAAAAGTACCGACAAAAGTTGACGATTACTACGACGATAAAGGCCATTACGAGGTAATGCTGCGGCATCAGGCCGACGAGATCGACAAGTATCAGGACCTGATGTTTGCCCACAACCGCTATGGTCTGCTGGTTATTTTTCAGGCGCTCGACGCGGCCGGAAAAGATGGTACGATCAAGCACGTGTTTACGGGCACTAACCCAACGGGGGTGACGGTGCATTCGTTTAAGCGACCGACGGATCTGGAACTAGACCACGATTTTCTATGGCGTAGCTGGCGTGAACTACCGGAGCGGGGTAAGATCGGCATCTTCAATCGCTCGTACTATGAAGAAGTGCTTGTAACGAAAGTACACCCGGAGATACTCACGGATAGCCAGCGCTTGCCGGAAAAAGCGACCGACGATCTGGACAAGCTGTTTAAACATCGGTACGAAGCCATTCGCGACATGGAGAAATTCCTTTCTCACAATGGCTTCCCGACGGTTAAGTTCTTCCTGAACGTATCGAAACAGGAGCAGGCCGACCGGCTGATCGCCCGGATTGAAGATCCGGAGAAGAACTGGAAATTTGAAGAGGGCGACGTGAAAGAGCGTGAGTTCTGGGACGATTACCAGGCTGCGTACGAAGAATGCATTAACGAAACGGCTACTGACAAAGCCCCCTGGTACATTATTCCGGCCGACGACAAAAAGAATATGCGGCTGATTGTCGGGCGCATTATCATCGAAGAATTAAAGAAACTGCCGATCGAAGAGCCGGAGTCGGGTGAAGATCGGTTTAAGGAACTTCAAAAATTGATTCCTGTAATCAAGGGTCAATAA
- the gatC gene encoding Asp-tRNA(Asn)/Glu-tRNA(Gln) amidotransferase subunit GatC, translated as MITPELLHKIAHLARLEVRPEEEAGMVNSLNDVLTWMEQLNEVDTTGVEPLTHISLETNVLRDDVVANQLPREQALTNAPQQDGQFFEVPKVLE; from the coding sequence ATGATTACCCCCGAACTCCTGCACAAAATCGCTCACCTCGCCCGGCTGGAAGTCCGGCCCGAGGAAGAAGCCGGTATGGTCAACAGCCTGAACGACGTACTGACGTGGATGGAACAACTCAATGAAGTTGATACGACGGGCGTTGAGCCACTGACGCACATCTCGCTGGAAACCAACGTCCTGCGCGACGACGTCGTCGCTAACCAACTCCCCCGCGAACAAGCGCTGACCAACGCCCCCCAACAGGACGGGCAGTTTTTCGAAGTGCCGAAGGTATTAGAGTAG
- a CDS encoding PPK2 family polyphosphate kinase, whose amino-acid sequence MMAFSSKPFRFDNKTPFKSAQTPTRVEPLYKDADDLNQQLDALAARMDQAQNRMHADEKYGFLVVFQAMDAAGKDSSIRRVFKGVNPSRFRMAAFKKPEDTDLKHDFLWRFWQELPERGNIGVFNRSYYEEVLALRVHPDRLDDQSIPENLVPKNIDTLWKQRFGDIVHFEDYLFRNGFPIVKFYLHVDKQEQGKRLLARLDDVEKQWKLSPSDLKEREFWSDYMQAYEDTINATATKQNPWYVIPSDDRQNQQLIIANILTELLEALPTSFPETDKKTVTEQRKLIKKQDS is encoded by the coding sequence ATTATGGCATTCTCCAGCAAGCCGTTCCGTTTCGACAACAAGACTCCGTTTAAGTCAGCGCAAACGCCAACGCGTGTTGAGCCGCTGTATAAAGATGCTGATGATCTGAATCAGCAACTCGACGCTCTGGCGGCCCGCATGGATCAGGCCCAGAATCGGATGCATGCCGATGAAAAATACGGGTTTCTGGTCGTGTTTCAGGCGATGGACGCAGCCGGCAAAGACAGCAGCATCCGGCGGGTTTTCAAAGGGGTCAACCCGTCGCGGTTTCGCATGGCGGCTTTCAAGAAACCCGAAGACACCGACCTGAAACACGATTTTCTGTGGCGGTTCTGGCAGGAACTGCCGGAGCGGGGCAACATCGGCGTCTTCAACCGGTCGTATTACGAGGAGGTGCTGGCCCTGCGCGTACACCCCGACCGGCTCGACGACCAGTCGATACCGGAGAATCTGGTGCCTAAGAATATCGATACGCTCTGGAAACAGCGCTTTGGCGACATCGTCCACTTTGAAGATTACCTGTTTCGGAACGGCTTTCCCATCGTGAAGTTCTACCTGCATGTCGACAAACAGGAGCAGGGAAAACGACTGCTCGCCCGGCTCGACGATGTTGAGAAGCAGTGGAAACTCAGCCCCAGCGACCTGAAAGAGCGCGAGTTCTGGAGCGACTACATGCAGGCTTACGAAGATACGATCAACGCGACGGCCACGAAGCAGAACCCGTGGTACGTGATCCCCAGCGACGACCGGCAGAACCAGCAGCTTATCATCGCCAACATCCTGACCGAGCTGCTCGAAGCCCTGCCCACATCCTTCCCCGAAACCGACAAAAAAACCGTCACCGAACAGCGCAAGCTGATTAAAAAGCAGGACAGTTGA
- the purH gene encoding bifunctional phosphoribosylaminoimidazolecarboxamide formyltransferase/IMP cyclohydrolase — translation MSLPIASALISVYYKDGLEPLVRLLHQHNVKLYSTGGTQTFIENLGIPVTAVEDLTGYPSIFGGRVKTLHPAVMGGILYRRDTPEDLAQAERHRIPPIDLVVVDLYPFEETVASGASDEDIIEKIDIGGISLIRAAAKNYNDVLIVSSRSQYDGVVSLLTEKNGGTDLTDRREYAGKAFSVTSGYDTAIQNYFLGQSTSPDTADAADVHNFQQLPENHLRYGENPHQQARFFGDLNAMFDKLHGKELSYNNLVDVDACVGLIDEFGSTPTYAIIKHTNACGIATAPTAQEAYLNALACDPVSAFGGVVITNVPVDLATAQELNKLFMEILIAPDFAPEALDLLKSKKNRILLKRKPVALPTAMFKTILNGVLEQDKDNTAEVADQFKTVTLKAPTDSEVRALEFALKVCKHTKSNTIVLAREGQLLASGVGQTSRVDALRQAIEKAHAFGFDLTGSVMASDAFFPFPDCVEIAGQAGITAVVQPGGSIRDQDSIDYCNQHDMAMVTTGVRHFKH, via the coding sequence ATGTCCCTTCCAATTGCCTCCGCGCTGATTTCCGTCTACTACAAAGACGGCCTCGAACCTCTCGTTCGCCTGCTTCACCAGCACAACGTAAAATTGTACTCAACTGGTGGTACGCAGACATTTATCGAAAACCTCGGTATTCCGGTTACGGCCGTTGAAGACCTGACCGGCTACCCGTCGATTTTCGGGGGGCGGGTAAAAACGCTGCACCCGGCCGTGATGGGCGGGATACTGTACCGGCGCGACACACCCGAAGACCTCGCACAAGCCGAGCGACACCGCATCCCGCCGATTGATCTGGTGGTGGTCGATCTGTATCCATTCGAAGAAACTGTCGCGTCGGGTGCGTCGGATGAAGACATTATCGAGAAAATCGACATCGGCGGTATCTCGCTGATTCGGGCGGCTGCCAAAAACTACAACGACGTTCTGATCGTGTCGTCGCGCAGTCAGTACGACGGCGTGGTGAGCCTGCTGACCGAGAAAAACGGCGGTACCGACCTGACCGACCGGCGCGAGTACGCGGGCAAAGCGTTCAGCGTAACGTCGGGTTACGATACGGCTATTCAGAATTATTTCCTGGGCCAGTCGACCAGCCCTGATACGGCTGATGCCGCCGACGTACACAATTTCCAGCAGCTTCCCGAAAACCACCTGCGCTACGGCGAAAACCCGCATCAGCAGGCCCGTTTCTTCGGTGATCTGAATGCGATGTTCGATAAACTGCATGGTAAAGAACTGTCGTACAACAACCTCGTCGACGTCGATGCCTGTGTGGGGCTGATCGACGAGTTTGGCAGCACGCCGACCTACGCGATCATCAAACACACCAACGCCTGCGGTATCGCGACGGCCCCTACGGCGCAGGAAGCGTACCTCAACGCCCTCGCCTGCGACCCCGTGTCGGCTTTTGGCGGGGTGGTAATAACCAACGTGCCGGTCGATCTGGCGACGGCGCAGGAATTGAACAAGCTGTTCATGGAAATCCTGATCGCCCCCGACTTCGCCCCGGAAGCGCTTGATCTGCTGAAATCGAAAAAGAACCGGATTTTATTGAAACGCAAGCCCGTCGCGCTGCCTACGGCCATGTTCAAGACCATCCTGAACGGAGTGCTGGAGCAGGACAAAGATAACACCGCCGAGGTCGCTGACCAGTTCAAGACCGTCACGCTGAAAGCCCCGACCGACAGCGAAGTACGGGCACTGGAGTTCGCGCTGAAAGTGTGCAAGCACACCAAGTCGAACACGATTGTACTGGCAAGAGAAGGCCAGCTGCTGGCGAGTGGCGTCGGTCAAACGTCGCGCGTCGATGCGCTGCGGCAGGCTATCGAGAAGGCCCATGCCTTCGGCTTCGACCTGACGGGTTCGGTCATGGCATCCGACGCCTTCTTCCCCTTCCCCGACTGCGTTGAAATCGCGGGTCAGGCGGGTATCACGGCGGTCGTGCAGCCCGGCGGCTCCATCCGCGACCAGGATTCCATCGACTACTGCAATCAGCACGACATGGCGATGGTCACCACCGGCGTCCGGCATTTCAAACATTAA
- a CDS encoding lysophospholipid acyltransferase family protein: MRLLYTVWCAVVLVGLYLLLFPAQFVCLQRTAWKPTAHWINRLWGKVFFALVGIPVQIEHRFRPEPDGVYVFCANHFSYIDIAAMGVVVDNYFAFVGKSEVKHIPLLGYMFAKLHVQVDREQANSRAYSLAKSIRTLASGRSIMIFPEGGIVAKDIPQMRHPFKDGAFIMAIQQQVPIVPITLLTNYQILPDVPTIRMRHYPLRAVIHPPIPTTGLTQDDVETVKEQTYQIIQDELNLTSKQAIF; this comes from the coding sequence ATGCGTCTTCTCTACACGGTTTGGTGTGCTGTGGTGCTGGTGGGGCTGTATCTGCTGCTCTTTCCGGCGCAGTTCGTCTGTTTGCAACGGACCGCGTGGAAGCCGACAGCGCACTGGATCAACCGGTTGTGGGGAAAGGTATTTTTCGCGCTGGTGGGTATTCCCGTGCAGATCGAACACCGGTTCCGGCCGGAACCCGACGGGGTATATGTGTTTTGTGCCAACCACTTTTCGTACATCGATATTGCCGCGATGGGTGTTGTTGTGGATAACTACTTCGCTTTTGTGGGTAAAAGTGAGGTGAAGCACATTCCGCTGCTGGGGTATATGTTCGCCAAACTGCACGTACAGGTCGACCGGGAGCAGGCCAACAGCCGGGCTTACTCGCTGGCGAAGTCGATTCGGACACTGGCGTCGGGGCGTAGCATTATGATCTTCCCGGAGGGCGGCATCGTCGCTAAAGACATCCCGCAGATGCGCCATCCGTTCAAAGACGGCGCGTTTATCATGGCAATTCAGCAGCAGGTGCCCATCGTCCCGATTACGTTGCTGACGAATTACCAGATCCTGCCCGACGTCCCAACAATTCGGATGCGTCATTACCCGTTACGCGCCGTTATTCATCCGCCCATTCCCACCACCGGTTTGACGCAGGACGATGTAGAAACGGTAAAAGAGCAGACGTATCAGATCATTCAGGATGAATTAAATTTGACAAGCAAACAGGCTATATTTTAA
- a CDS encoding DUF4249 domain-containing protein, which yields MTTAKFLRLSGMLLVLAGLTTACTTVINADLDTSPTQLSVDGTITDQVGAQTIRLSLTAAYLDSTITPAAKGATVTVADNTGRIYAFTDPDNDGYYVWKPTARDTMGRIGHTYKLTIAYQGDTYVASSTLNRVPTIDSLVFRQARINPISSQMGYQAIFYATDIAGARDYYRVRFFWNGVLQNRPRNIVTVQDAAFRGSADTDGLQFIQPIRQSANPDSLYRMNDSVRVEVSSITAEAFDFLGQLRTQLTNGGLFATPPPTCPPTSSTPTRLVGPQRVFSLQRPSAAAQPLLKKRICGSVCNLAR from the coding sequence ATGACAACTGCTAAATTTCTGCGCCTTTCGGGGATGCTGCTGGTACTAGCCGGTTTGACGACGGCCTGTACGACAGTCATCAACGCTGACCTCGATACGTCGCCAACGCAGCTATCGGTTGATGGTACGATCACCGATCAGGTCGGGGCCCAAACGATTCGACTTAGCCTGACGGCGGCTTACCTCGATAGCACGATCACCCCAGCCGCCAAAGGGGCTACCGTGACCGTTGCCGATAACACCGGCCGGATCTACGCCTTCACCGACCCCGACAACGACGGTTATTACGTCTGGAAACCCACAGCCCGCGACACGATGGGCCGCATCGGCCATACCTACAAGCTGACAATAGCGTATCAGGGCGATACGTACGTTGCGAGTTCAACCCTTAACCGTGTCCCCACCATCGACTCACTGGTGTTCAGGCAGGCCCGTATCAACCCGATTTCCAGCCAAATGGGGTATCAGGCCATTTTTTACGCTACCGACATCGCCGGTGCCCGCGACTATTACCGCGTCCGCTTTTTCTGGAATGGTGTATTGCAGAACCGACCCCGCAACATCGTTACCGTGCAGGATGCCGCCTTCCGGGGCAGCGCCGACACCGACGGACTTCAATTTATCCAGCCCATCCGCCAGTCGGCCAACCCCGACAGTTTGTACCGTATGAATGATTCGGTGCGGGTCGAGGTAAGCTCGATTACGGCGGAAGCGTTTGATTTTCTGGGCCAACTGCGCACGCAGCTTACCAACGGCGGTCTGTTTGCCACGCCCCCGCCAACCTGCCCACCAACATCGTCAACACCAACGCGGCTGGTCGGACCGCAACGGGTTTTTTCACTGCAACGGCCATCCGCAGCCGCTCAGCCGTTGTTAAAAAAGAGAATTTGCGGTAGTGTGTGCAACTTGGCGCGGTAG
- a CDS encoding sialate O-acetylesterase, with translation MARLVVQRDGSNNGRIYVSGRIAGAVDRVEAQLTPVTAGQGTATDWQIVQTSPTNNLFIGSVAGTGGWYVLTVRTITGGAETARASVQPVGIGEVFVTAGQSNARGLGSGDNDLGTATDRVNAIDTINHYYPAGTGKQLFSSGDPSPVPVYKALTAGRRVFPMAESSWGWGELGDYIVNRFNVPVAFYVAGWDGSTVENWYKTANGQPTCNRYNCTEDWPNLQPYTNLKNVQNYYLSVAGVRAVLWHQGEAEYDFGNGNSSIQYYYDRLVNVIQRSRQDFNGRNIPWVVARASFDGSVTRQAVIDKQNAVILTQGLSVYPGPYNDTIQNRNAGNTDVHFRNSFRPDVHPRYYLNPNSIPVEMGLSRFARNWNASLDGNFFQNATPITPTQFAATGNVARYVVPGGTISVSFATTGTFNSDNQWQVQLIGSNGYYLATLGSGSSSPITVTLPSTYTSGSYSLRVVSTSPVLPAVPSNSFEINSQGNNADLSLGMDISARTPSVGDVVTVSLTVRNDGPVTSSNIVVRDRLPANLAFVSGTGVTVANGVVTGVISQLNAGNSTSLNFTAQPTADGLYRNAAEIAQTETNDPDSQPNSGTGDGQDDAAQADLRTRGGGSSVYASPNPNQTPLPAVQSNQPTPDPNTADLSLGIAVSNRTPKVNDIVTYTLTIYNRGGATATNVSARAYLPNGQTFASGTNMTATQNGALGTVDSIASGGSVTLQFQARITAAGSGTCTSEITASTPSDPDSTPNNGVDTGEDDTARVDLRAQ, from the coding sequence ATGGCCCGGCTGGTTGTGCAGCGGGACGGCAGCAACAACGGCCGGATTTACGTGTCTGGGCGTATAGCGGGGGCCGTCGACCGGGTCGAAGCGCAATTGACCCCCGTTACGGCCGGGCAGGGCACGGCAACCGACTGGCAGATCGTGCAGACCAGCCCGACGAATAATCTGTTTATCGGCTCCGTCGCCGGTACGGGCGGCTGGTACGTGCTGACAGTCCGCACGATTACCGGTGGGGCCGAGACAGCGCGGGCGAGCGTTCAGCCGGTTGGTATCGGCGAGGTGTTCGTAACAGCCGGTCAGTCGAACGCGCGCGGACTAGGTTCGGGCGACAACGACCTCGGCACGGCTACCGACCGGGTCAATGCCATCGATACCATCAACCATTATTACCCGGCCGGTACCGGCAAGCAGTTGTTTTCATCCGGTGATCCATCGCCGGTGCCTGTTTATAAGGCACTGACAGCGGGTCGGCGGGTGTTTCCAATGGCCGAAAGTTCGTGGGGATGGGGCGAGCTGGGCGACTACATCGTCAATCGGTTCAACGTCCCCGTTGCGTTTTACGTGGCAGGTTGGGACGGCTCAACGGTCGAGAACTGGTACAAGACGGCCAACGGGCAACCAACCTGCAACCGCTACAATTGCACAGAAGACTGGCCTAACCTGCAACCCTACACCAACCTGAAAAACGTTCAGAATTACTACCTGTCGGTGGCGGGTGTGCGGGCCGTTCTGTGGCACCAGGGTGAGGCCGAATATGACTTCGGCAATGGCAACTCCAGCATCCAGTATTACTACGATCGACTGGTCAATGTGATTCAGAGATCGCGGCAGGATTTCAACGGGCGCAACATTCCGTGGGTCGTTGCGCGGGCATCGTTCGACGGTTCGGTAACACGGCAGGCGGTAATCGACAAACAAAACGCGGTTATCCTGACGCAGGGGTTGAGCGTATATCCGGGGCCATACAACGATACGATTCAGAACCGCAACGCTGGCAATACCGACGTCCATTTCCGCAACAGCTTCCGGCCCGACGTGCACCCCCGGTATTACCTCAACCCGAATAGTATTCCGGTGGAAATGGGGCTATCGCGCTTCGCCCGGAACTGGAACGCCAGTCTGGATGGCAACTTTTTTCAAAATGCCACGCCGATCACTCCGACGCAGTTTGCCGCTACCGGCAACGTGGCGCGGTATGTAGTACCAGGCGGAACGATCAGCGTGTCATTTGCCACGACCGGTACGTTCAACAGCGATAATCAGTGGCAGGTGCAGCTGATCGGCTCAAATGGCTATTATCTGGCCACGCTGGGTAGTGGCAGCAGCAGCCCCATCACGGTCACATTGCCCAGCACCTACACCAGCGGCTCGTATAGCCTGCGGGTTGTATCAACGTCGCCAGTACTACCTGCTGTACCGTCCAACTCATTTGAAATCAATTCGCAGGGTAACAATGCCGATCTGAGCTTAGGCATGGATATCAGTGCGCGCACACCCTCGGTTGGCGATGTTGTGACGGTCTCGCTGACCGTTCGCAACGACGGCCCCGTAACCAGTTCCAATATCGTCGTACGCGACCGGCTCCCGGCCAACCTGGCGTTTGTATCCGGCACGGGTGTAACAGTAGCGAATGGTGTCGTGACGGGCGTAATTTCTCAACTAAACGCAGGCAATAGTACCAGCCTGAACTTCACCGCCCAGCCCACCGCCGACGGACTCTACCGGAATGCCGCCGAGATTGCGCAAACCGAAACCAACGACCCCGACAGCCAGCCCAATTCCGGCACCGGCGACGGGCAGGACGACGCGGCACAGGCCGATTTACGCACACGGGGTGGCGGCAGCAGCGTCTACGCATCGCCCAACCCGAATCAGACGCCCCTACCCGCTGTACAAAGCAATCAACCCACGCCCGACCCTAACACTGCTGACCTGAGTCTGGGCATCGCCGTAAGCAACCGTACGCCGAAAGTCAACGACATAGTTACGTACACGCTGACGATCTACAACCGGGGGGGCGCAACGGCCACGAACGTATCAGCGCGGGCGTACCTGCCCAACGGCCAGACGTTTGCGTCGGGCACCAACATGACCGCCACGCAGAACGGAGCCCTCGGCACGGTCGATTCCATCGCGTCGGGCGGCAGCGTCACGCTCCAGTTTCAGGCCCGCATCACGGCCGCTGGTAGTGGTACCTGCACGTCAGAAATCACCGCATCGACCCCGTCTGACCCAGATTCAACCCCAAATAATGGTGTCGATACTGGCGAAGATGACACCGCCCGCGTCGACCTACGGGCGCAGTAA
- a CDS encoding TylF/MycF/NovP-related O-methyltransferase, translated as MDNFFITQEPYIHIGNKRFLGRVGNTLIKSLGLRYTLHQHLDWTTDMNSVEQRINYFHLLDAVIAYHVPGDVVELGCYTGQCALLFQKIIADHNSDKQLHLYDSFDTHFSFKGNIEQELVSNFERANLKQPVLHKGYFEQTLPANLPEQICFAHIDCGFGGEPQQHREIMLHCLTHLYPRLSRGAVVVLMDYHDDQTGDKGADANPGVKLACDAFFADRPEKVASLYGNEYSHGFFRKL; from the coding sequence ATGGATAACTTCTTTATCACGCAGGAGCCGTATATACATATTGGTAACAAACGCTTTCTGGGCCGGGTAGGCAATACGCTGATTAAGTCGCTGGGCTTACGCTACACTCTGCACCAGCACCTGGATTGGACTACCGATATGAACTCGGTGGAGCAGCGGATCAATTATTTTCATTTGCTGGATGCCGTCATTGCGTATCATGTTCCCGGCGACGTCGTGGAATTGGGCTGCTACACCGGTCAGTGTGCGTTGCTATTCCAGAAAATAATTGCCGATCATAACAGCGACAAGCAGCTGCATTTGTACGATAGCTTCGACACCCATTTCTCGTTCAAAGGCAACATCGAGCAGGAGTTAGTCAGCAACTTTGAGAGAGCGAACCTCAAACAGCCGGTTTTGCACAAGGGCTACTTTGAGCAGACCCTCCCGGCGAATCTGCCGGAGCAGATTTGCTTTGCGCACATCGACTGCGGTTTCGGCGGGGAGCCACAACAGCACCGCGAAATCATGCTGCATTGCCTGACTCACCTTTACCCGCGCCTGTCTCGCGGAGCCGTCGTTGTCCTGATGGATTACCACGACGACCAAACAGGGGATAAAGGCGCCGATGCGAATCCCGGCGTTAAGCTGGCCTGTGACGCTTTTTTCGCCGACAGACCCGAGAAGGTCGCTTCATTGTACGGCAATGAATACTCCCACGGTTTTTTCCGAAAGCTGTAG
- a CDS encoding lipopolysaccharide biosynthesis protein, giving the protein MSTFKKLAGDTALYGLSTIVPRMINFALVPLQTWVFTRPGELSSNVVLYSYVALMLAVYTFGLETAFFRGAARAKGPENKAVRDETFNNTLSIVLVITALCTTLILLLTKPIAGWLDYRGQELSITWCALLVAVDATMSIPFARLRVENRARQFVTAKIVNVVVMVGLNFFFLLFCRDVYMGKYLTSLQPLVRLIYFPAVGPGYIFLANLLANLLYVYLLRDTLKNFKFQLRPEAVKPLLIYSFPLMLTTLAGLLNTLTDRIVLAHWLPTGFYPGLTTNDAVGIYGNCYKLSVFMALAIQSFKFAADPFFFAQADDKQAPDLLGRVTKWFVIICVVIWVGVSLNIDVIGQLMLRSPLYRTGLAIVPILLLANLFLGVYYNISFWFKLSDKTRFGTLITVIGLAVTVGGNILLIPAIGYMGCAIAFLASCVVMTAVCYLLGEKYYPVPYDVGSALGYIAGAGALIWASGLIKISSFWIAIPYHLALFALFLGVIAIVERDTIQDGIRRFRKRGTTTPVV; this is encoded by the coding sequence ATGAGTACCTTCAAAAAGCTGGCTGGCGATACGGCCCTGTACGGACTGAGCACGATTGTGCCGCGCATGATCAACTTCGCGCTCGTGCCGTTGCAGACGTGGGTTTTCACCCGCCCCGGCGAACTGTCGTCCAACGTCGTGCTGTACTCCTACGTCGCGCTGATGCTGGCTGTGTACACGTTTGGGCTGGAAACGGCCTTTTTTCGGGGTGCTGCCCGCGCCAAAGGCCCGGAAAACAAAGCCGTCCGCGACGAAACGTTCAACAATACACTTAGTATCGTACTGGTTATCACGGCCCTCTGCACGACCCTGATTCTGCTGTTGACCAAACCCATCGCGGGCTGGCTCGACTACCGGGGGCAGGAACTGTCGATTACGTGGTGTGCGCTGCTGGTAGCCGTCGATGCCACCATGTCTATACCCTTCGCGCGGCTACGGGTCGAGAATCGGGCGCGGCAGTTTGTTACGGCTAAGATTGTCAACGTGGTCGTGATGGTCGGGCTGAACTTCTTTTTCCTGCTGTTCTGCCGCGACGTGTATATGGGGAAGTACCTCACTAGCCTGCAACCACTCGTCCGGCTGATTTACTTTCCAGCCGTCGGCCCCGGCTATATTTTCCTGGCGAACCTGCTGGCGAACCTGCTGTACGTCTACCTGCTGCGCGACACGCTGAAAAACTTCAAATTCCAACTTCGCCCGGAAGCCGTAAAACCACTGTTGATTTATTCGTTTCCGCTGATGCTCACGACGCTGGCCGGTTTGCTCAACACCCTAACCGACCGGATCGTACTGGCCCACTGGCTCCCAACCGGCTTCTACCCCGGCCTGACGACCAATGACGCAGTGGGTATCTACGGCAACTGTTACAAGCTGTCGGTCTTTATGGCGCTGGCAATTCAGTCGTTCAAATTCGCGGCTGACCCGTTTTTCTTCGCACAGGCGGACGACAAGCAGGCCCCCGATCTACTGGGCCGCGTCACGAAATGGTTTGTCATTATCTGCGTCGTGATCTGGGTGGGCGTCAGCCTGAACATCGACGTGATCGGACAACTAATGCTGCGGTCGCCGTTGTACCGGACGGGGTTGGCTATTGTACCAATTCTGCTGCTGGCGAACCTGTTTCTGGGCGTTTACTACAACATTTCGTTCTGGTTCAAACTCAGCGACAAAACCCGCTTCGGCACGTTGATTACTGTGATCGGGCTAGCCGTGACGGTCGGGGGCAACATACTGCTGATTCCAGCAATTGGCTATATGGGCTGCGCCATCGCGTTTCTGGCGTCGTGCGTTGTGATGACCGCCGTGTGTTATCTGCTGGGTGAAAAATACTACCCGGTCCCTTATGACGTCGGTTCGGCGCTGGGGTACATCGCTGGCGCGGGTGCGCTGATCTGGGCGTCGGGCCTTATTAAAATCAGCAGCTTCTGGATTGCCATTCCGTATCATCTGGCACTGTTCGCACTATTCCTCGGCGTTATCGCCATTGTTGAGCGTGACACAATTCAGGACGGCATACGCCGGTTCCGAAAACGGGGTACGACTACGCCGGTGGTGTAG
- a CDS encoding TraB/GumN family protein — MRILLLILVLLGGRVSGQSMLWEVSGNDLKQPSYLFGTYHILKDSYLKQAPAVQQAFDKSAGVVVETTVDSAAMLSMAMKAMMPGKNLKQLISAPDYDLVAKEFKTTTGYDLAMFSMMKPIMTATTLSMAYTEKESDTLSHFTGQPIDLFFATEGHRKDKLVTPLETMEQQMNFLFDHDPVEKQAADLVTMVKEKADMRKAAGDLTKLYLKGDLNGLYKLSRSYEDKYGDLSFLVTERNQTWMKRLPGLMASRPTFIAVGALHLAGPDGLVSLLQKQGYKLRAVK, encoded by the coding sequence ATGCGCATTCTTCTTTTGATTCTGGTTCTTCTCGGGGGCCGGGTAAGCGGTCAGTCGATGCTGTGGGAAGTGTCGGGCAACGACCTCAAACAACCCTCCTATCTGTTCGGCACCTACCATATTCTGAAAGACAGCTACCTCAAACAGGCACCCGCCGTGCAGCAGGCATTCGATAAGTCGGCGGGGGTAGTGGTCGAGACAACGGTCGACTCGGCGGCTATGCTGAGTATGGCGATGAAAGCGATGATGCCGGGTAAAAACCTGAAACAGCTCATCTCCGCGCCCGACTATGACCTGGTGGCGAAGGAGTTCAAAACAACGACGGGTTATGACCTGGCGATGTTCAGCATGATGAAGCCGATCATGACCGCGACTACGCTCAGCATGGCTTACACGGAGAAAGAGTCAGACACGCTGAGCCACTTCACAGGCCAGCCCATCGACCTGTTTTTCGCCACCGAAGGCCATCGGAAAGACAAACTGGTAACGCCCCTCGAAACGATGGAACAGCAGATGAATTTTCTGTTCGACCACGACCCTGTCGAAAAGCAGGCAGCGGACCTGGTAACGATGGTGAAAGAGAAGGCCGACATGCGAAAAGCCGCCGGTGACCTCACGAAACTTTACCTCAAAGGTGATCTGAACGGTCTGTATAAGCTCAGCCGGTCATACGAAGACAAATACGGCGACCTGTCGTTTCTGGTCACGGAGCGCAACCAAACCTGGATGAAACGGCTACCGGGCCTGATGGCTTCCCGCCCAACGTTTATCGCCGTAGGTGCCCTCCACCTCGCCGGCCCGGACGGACTCGTCAGCCTGCTCCAGAAACAAGGGTACAAGCTGAGGGCGGTTAAATGA